In the genome of Candidatus Neomarinimicrobiota bacterium, one region contains:
- a CDS encoding right-handed parallel beta-helix repeat-containing protein, whose translation MKRFCTGILLSLFFVGSAFSQYYVTKTTTLNPPLKSAARIIDDEGTSYTYSTGTGNLGKESGENIVYRSYIEFNLFFSDIPDIAEIEEVTVVYYMYSDTDDHSFRLTKLPDAETGPGDLWVSVDDGSKLEETLPYMTGGNDSKVSTSIRDELDNLVDESGTLYVGVMSNNEGSNNSKVVNLSISLEVEYTYDAELNLTAMNDFDGQYNGGEIGVGVNSGPMTREDSPYYFNDRLIKEGDRIDFKAYDNQDWDGKTYFFNDTEYGEYSSWWDKERPGGAPTRESDYQAYTTDPLTLEDDGATFTAHLVTTDYTTSGAITSDETWFTPNTLTGDVGIASGATLTVLGTTVEAPSGVQINVSGTQNSVAKLNAFDATFRASSSSWGGIRFNEYSDGLIEDCEISDASNSAVSIYDASPEIDGCTIDGSNTGIFVSGSNANPRIEYNDITMDGGGSVYFTNYGSNSYFVGNELRAPDGWGAITVFNGAVLSGVRYNYLVDGYYQLYVNNSSTANLHNNYWCEPNGYTTANIYAADYSTVDADHNYFPDNNPQVLYYNSTVDYSYYGSSNYVCGTLGKRALNEEGDATETSDSESVTESADLNKGWKAFNERKFHEALQIFKGVLASSKNKTASTQAIQGLAHAFTNTKDQTAQKILLRLAEKPGPLQPAALMAMVHVYRVLGNKDAALRTATNLYKKFPETTQANFGRKAALYLLWEMGRNEEAANLLNTIEVENEWEIVELAGNIFFLVGIRGKRERFLNCPLVTFEWENSITKFRRNLMTKISQDES comes from the coding sequence ATGAAACGTTTTTGCACAGGAATATTGCTTTCGTTGTTTTTTGTCGGAAGTGCATTTAGTCAGTATTATGTGACAAAAACAACAACCTTGAATCCACCGTTAAAAAGTGCTGCACGGATAATCGACGATGAGGGGACTTCATATACGTATAGTACTGGTACTGGCAACTTAGGAAAGGAATCCGGAGAGAATATAGTATACCGATCATATATCGAATTTAACCTGTTCTTTAGCGACATTCCCGATATCGCTGAAATTGAAGAGGTCACAGTTGTCTACTATATGTATTCCGATACTGATGATCATTCCTTCAGGTTAACTAAACTCCCTGATGCCGAAACCGGACCAGGGGATTTATGGGTATCGGTAGATGATGGAAGCAAATTGGAAGAGACCTTACCGTATATGACGGGTGGTAATGACTCGAAAGTCTCAACATCCATCAGAGATGAGCTGGACAACTTAGTCGATGAAAGTGGGACTTTATACGTAGGTGTGATGTCAAATAATGAGGGCTCCAATAATTCGAAAGTTGTAAACCTGTCAATTTCCCTTGAAGTCGAATACACCTATGACGCCGAACTCAACCTGACCGCCATGAACGATTTTGATGGGCAATACAATGGAGGCGAAATCGGGGTGGGTGTGAATTCCGGGCCAATGACGAGAGAAGATAGTCCATATTATTTTAACGATCGATTAATCAAAGAAGGCGATAGAATCGATTTCAAAGCCTATGACAACCAGGACTGGGACGGGAAAACGTACTTCTTTAATGATACAGAATACGGAGAATATAGTAGTTGGTGGGATAAAGAAAGACCTGGCGGCGCTCCTACGCGCGAAAGTGATTACCAGGCTTACACCACTGACCCGCTCACCTTAGAGGATGACGGGGCAACGTTCACCGCCCATCTGGTCACTACTGACTACACAACCAGTGGTGCAATTACGAGCGACGAAACCTGGTTCACGCCGAATACTCTCACCGGTGATGTGGGAATTGCATCCGGCGCGACACTCACCGTGCTGGGAACCACGGTTGAAGCTCCCAGTGGTGTACAAATAAATGTGAGTGGAACACAAAATTCGGTAGCGAAGTTAAATGCCTTTGATGCAACATTCAGAGCAAGTAGTAGTTCATGGGGCGGTATTAGATTTAACGAGTATAGTGACGGATTAATTGAAGATTGTGAAATTTCTGATGCCAGTAACTCAGCGGTGTCAATCTATGATGCCTCACCAGAAATTGATGGGTGTACAATCGATGGTAGTAATACTGGGATCTTTGTGTCTGGGAGCAACGCCAATCCCCGAATCGAATATAATGATATTACCATGGACGGTGGAGGATCCGTCTATTTTACAAACTATGGAAGCAATTCATATTTTGTAGGGAATGAACTAAGGGCTCCAGATGGTTGGGGAGCCATTACTGTGTTCAATGGTGCCGTCTTGTCAGGTGTACGATATAATTACCTGGTTGATGGTTATTACCAATTATATGTAAATAACTCAAGCACAGCGAATTTACATAATAATTATTGGTGCGAACCCAATGGGTATACTACTGCCAATATCTACGCGGCGGATTACTCTACGGTTGATGCTGACCATAACTATTTTCCAGATAATAATCCGCAGGTGCTATACTACAATTCGACCGTGGATTATTCTTATTATGGTTCGTCGAATTACGTATGTGGAACTTTAGGAAAACGTGCTTTGAACGAGGAGGGTGATGCCACAGAAACTTCTGATTCTGAATCTGTTACGGAATCTGCCGATTTAAATAAAGGCTGGAAGGCATTCAATGAACGGAAATTCCATGAAGCTCTGCAAATCTTTAAAGGTGTGTTAGCTTCATCGAAAAATAAGACAGCCTCAACCCAAGCCATCCAGGGACTAGCCCATGCATTTACAAATACTAAAGATCAGACGGCCCAAAAAATACTCCTCAGATTGGCTGAAAAACCGGGTCCCCTCCAGCCGGCCGCTCTGATGGCTATGGTTCATGTATATCGGGTATTAGGAAACAAAGATGCTGCTCTACGAACTGCCACCAACCTTTATAAAAAGTTCCCGGAAACCACCCAAGCAAATTTTGGGCGCAAAGCGGCTCTCTACCTTCTTTGGGAAATGGGGCGGAACGAGGAGGCGGCAAACCTTTTGAATACCATAGAGGTTGAAAATGAATGGGAAATTGTAGAATTGGCTGGTAATATCTTTTTCTTAGTTGGAATTCGGGGAAAAAGAGAGAGGTTCCTCAACTGCCCATTGGTTACATTTGAATGGGAAAATTCAATCACCAAGTTCAGGAGGAACCTCATGACAAAGATATCTCAAGACGAGTCAA